Proteins encoded together in one Pseudomonas sp. TCU-HL1 window:
- a CDS encoding gamma carbonic anhydrase family protein, with protein sequence MNPIRTYQGTTPQLGERAFVDASAVVIGDVRLGDDSSVWPLVTIRGDMHRIRIGARTSVQDGSVLHITHAGPFNPDGYPLEIGDDVTIGHKALLHGCSVGSRVLIGMGSIVMDGAVIENDVVLGAGSLVPPGKRLESGYLYVGSPVKQARPLTEKEKAFFTYSAANYVKLKDLHIAEGFGI encoded by the coding sequence ATGAACCCGATCAGAACCTACCAGGGCACCACCCCGCAGCTTGGCGAGCGGGCCTTCGTCGACGCGTCCGCCGTGGTCATCGGCGACGTACGCCTGGGCGACGACAGCTCGGTCTGGCCGCTGGTGACCATCCGTGGCGACATGCACCGCATCCGCATCGGCGCGCGTACCAGCGTGCAGGACGGCAGCGTGCTGCACATCACCCACGCCGGCCCCTTCAACCCGGACGGTTACCCGCTGGAAATCGGCGACGACGTGACCATCGGCCACAAGGCGTTGCTGCACGGCTGCAGCGTGGGTAGCCGGGTGCTGATCGGCATGGGCAGCATCGTCATGGACGGCGCGGTGATCGAGAACGACGTGGTGCTCGGCGCCGGCAGCCTGGTGCCACCCGGCAAGCGCCTGGAGAGCGGTTACCTCTACGTCGGCAGCCCGGTGAAGCAGGCCCGGCCGCTGACCGAGAAGGAAAAGGCCTTCTTCACCTACAGCGCGGCGAACTACGTGAAGCTGAAGGACCTGCATATCGCCGAAGGCTTCGGGATCTGA
- the prlC gene encoding oligopeptidase A codes for MTLSNPLLQDFDLPPYSTIRPEHVEPAVDQILEGNRAAIAELLARQDGTPTWQGLVLALDELGDRLGRAWSPVSHLNAVCNNAELRNAYEACLPKLSEYWTEMGQNRALFQAYEALSASPEAAGYDVAQKTILDHALRDFRLSGIDLPADEQQRYGEIQMKLSELGSRFSNQLLDATQAWTKEIHDEAALAGLTDSAKAQMKQAAEAKGQDGWLITLEFPSYYAVMTYADDRALREEVYTAYSTRASDQGPNAGQNDNGPVMSEILGLRQELARLLGFAHFSDLSLATKMAESTPQVLGFLRDLAQRSKPFAAKDLEELKAFAAERGVADLQSWDVGYFSEKLREQRYSISQETLRAYFPIDKVLSGLFAIVQKLYGIEIKELSGFDTWHPDVRLFEISENGQHVGRFFFDLYARANKRGGAWMDGARDKRRNIGGDMIAPVANLVCNFTPAVGDKPALLTHDEVTTLFHEFGHGLHHLLTRVEHVGASGINGVAWDAVELPSQFMENWCWEPEGLALISGHYQSGEPLPQDLLDKMLAAKNFQSGLMMVRQLEFSLFDFELHATHGDGRSVLDVLEAIRSEVAVMRPPAFNRFANSFAHIFAGGYAAGYYSYKWAEVLSADAFSRFEEEGVLNPATGRAFRDAILARGGSQEPMVLFVDFRGREPSIDALLRHSGLSEHAA; via the coding sequence GTGACGCTGAGCAATCCTCTCCTGCAAGACTTCGACCTGCCGCCCTACTCCACCATTCGTCCGGAACATGTCGAACCGGCCGTCGACCAGATTCTCGAAGGCAACCGCGCTGCCATTGCCGAGCTGCTGGCTCGCCAGGACGGCACCCCGACCTGGCAGGGCCTGGTACTGGCACTGGATGAACTGGGCGATCGCCTGGGCCGCGCCTGGAGCCCGGTGAGCCACCTGAACGCCGTGTGCAACAACGCCGAACTGCGCAACGCCTACGAGGCCTGCCTGCCCAAGCTGTCCGAGTACTGGACCGAGATGGGCCAGAACCGCGCCCTGTTCCAGGCGTACGAGGCCCTGTCCGCCAGCCCCGAGGCCGCTGGTTACGACGTGGCGCAGAAGACCATTCTCGACCACGCGCTGCGCGACTTCCGCCTGTCCGGTATCGACCTTCCGGCTGATGAGCAGCAGCGCTATGGCGAAATCCAGATGAAGCTGTCCGAGCTGGGCAGCCGCTTCTCCAACCAACTGCTGGATGCCACCCAGGCCTGGACCAAGGAAATCCACGACGAAGCCGCGCTCGCCGGGCTCACCGACTCGGCCAAGGCGCAGATGAAGCAGGCCGCCGAGGCCAAGGGCCAGGACGGCTGGCTGATCACCCTGGAGTTCCCCAGCTACTACGCGGTGATGACTTACGCCGACGACCGCGCCCTGCGTGAAGAGGTCTACACGGCCTACAGCACCCGCGCGTCCGACCAGGGGCCCAACGCTGGGCAGAATGACAACGGTCCGGTGATGTCCGAGATCCTCGGCCTGCGCCAGGAACTGGCCCGGCTTCTGGGCTTCGCCCATTTCTCAGACCTGAGCCTCGCCACCAAGATGGCCGAGTCCACGCCGCAGGTGCTCGGCTTCCTCCGTGACCTGGCCCAGCGCAGCAAGCCCTTTGCCGCCAAGGACCTGGAAGAACTCAAGGCCTTCGCCGCCGAGCGCGGCGTGGCCGACCTGCAGAGCTGGGACGTGGGCTACTTCAGCGAGAAGCTGCGTGAGCAGCGCTACAGCATTTCCCAGGAAACCCTGCGCGCCTACTTCCCCATCGACAAGGTGCTGTCCGGCCTCTTTGCCATCGTGCAGAAGCTCTACGGCATCGAGATCAAGGAGCTGTCCGGCTTCGACACCTGGCACCCGGACGTGCGCCTGTTCGAGATCAGCGAGAACGGCCAGCACGTCGGCCGCTTCTTCTTCGACCTCTACGCCCGCGCCAACAAACGCGGCGGCGCCTGGATGGACGGCGCCCGTGACAAACGCCGCAATATCGGTGGCGATATGATCGCGCCGGTCGCCAACCTGGTCTGCAATTTCACCCCGGCGGTGGGTGACAAGCCGGCCCTGCTGACCCACGACGAAGTCACCACCCTCTTCCACGAGTTCGGCCATGGCCTGCACCACCTGCTGACCCGCGTCGAGCATGTCGGCGCGTCCGGTATCAACGGCGTGGCCTGGGACGCCGTGGAGCTGCCCAGCCAGTTCATGGAGAACTGGTGCTGGGAGCCGGAAGGCCTGGCGCTGATCTCCGGCCATTACCAGTCCGGCGAGCCGCTGCCCCAGGACTTGCTGGACAAGATGCTGGCCGCGAAGAACTTCCAGTCCGGCCTGATGATGGTCCGCCAGCTGGAGTTCTCCCTGTTCGACTTCGAGCTCCACGCCACCCACGGCGACGGCCGCAGCGTGCTCGATGTGCTGGAAGCGATCCGTTCCGAAGTGGCCGTGATGCGTCCGCCAGCGTTCAACCGCTTCGCCAACAGCTTCGCGCACATCTTTGCCGGCGGTTACGCGGCCGGTTATTACAGCTACAAGTGGGCGGAAGTCCTGTCCGCCGACGCCTTCTCCCGCTTCGAGGAAGAAGGTGTGCTCAACCCGGCCACCGGCCGCGCCTTCCGTGATGCGATCCTGGCCCGTGGCGGCTCCCAGGAGCCGATGGTGCTGTTCGTCGATTTCCGCGGCCGCGAGCCCTCCATCGACGCCCTGCTGCGTCACAGCGGCCTGTCGGAGCACGCAGCATGA
- a CDS encoding YheV family putative zinc ribbon protein, protein MTATPKRFIAGAVCPACSEMDKIQMWDEDGVPHRQCVACGYADTLNAQGQSVPRELGTRVNQAKPKAADPKVQGVQFFPNPKLKKPNE, encoded by the coding sequence ATGACGGCGACACCGAAACGCTTCATCGCCGGTGCCGTGTGCCCGGCGTGCAGCGAAATGGACAAGATCCAGATGTGGGACGAGGACGGCGTGCCGCACCGCCAGTGCGTGGCCTGCGGCTACGCCGACACCCTCAACGCCCAGGGCCAGTCGGTGCCCAGGGAGCTCGGCACGCGGGTCAACCAGGCCAAGCCCAAGGCGGCCGATCCCAAGGTGCAGGGGGTGCAGTTTTTCCCCAATCCGAAGCTGAAGAAACCCAACGAATGA
- a CDS encoding PA0069 family radical SAM protein: protein MSAPLPPRGRGAASNPFNRFAPTTSVALDDGWFQEVPPSRATDVRLETAKSIITRNQSPDLPFDRSVNPYRGCEHGCIYCYARPSHAYWDLSPGLDFETRLIAKTNAVALLEQQLSKPGYQCAPINLGSNTDPYQPIEREHRLTRQTLEVLLRYRHPVTIVTKGSLVLRDLDLLTELAEQNLVAVMISLTTLDDELKRTLEPRAAAPSARLRAIRVLSGNRIPVGVLCSPMIPMINDMELESLLEAARDAGARQANYMLLRLPREVGPLFEEWLQMHYPQRAAHVMSIIRQCRGGEVYDSRFGHRFKGEGPFAELLAQRFAVALRRLGLNRRRGYELDCSRFCPPGGQMALL from the coding sequence ATGTCTGCGCCCCTTCCGCCCCGTGGCCGCGGAGCCGCCAGCAACCCGTTCAACCGTTTCGCACCCACCACCTCGGTGGCGCTGGATGACGGCTGGTTCCAGGAAGTCCCGCCCAGCCGTGCCACCGATGTGCGGTTGGAAACCGCCAAGAGCATCATCACCCGCAACCAGTCGCCGGACCTGCCCTTCGACCGCTCGGTGAACCCCTATCGTGGCTGCGAACACGGTTGCATCTACTGCTACGCGCGGCCCAGCCATGCCTACTGGGACCTGTCGCCCGGCCTGGATTTCGAGACGCGGCTGATCGCCAAGACCAATGCCGTGGCCTTGCTGGAGCAGCAGTTGTCGAAGCCCGGTTACCAGTGCGCACCGATCAACCTCGGTTCCAATACCGACCCCTATCAGCCCATCGAGCGTGAACACCGCCTCACTCGGCAAACCCTCGAAGTGCTGCTGCGCTATCGCCACCCAGTGACCATCGTCACCAAGGGCTCGCTGGTGCTGCGTGACCTCGACTTGCTCACCGAACTGGCGGAGCAGAACCTGGTGGCGGTGATGATCAGCCTCACTACCCTCGACGACGAGTTGAAGCGCACCCTCGAGCCCCGCGCCGCGGCCCCTTCGGCACGCTTGCGGGCCATCCGCGTATTGAGCGGAAACCGCATTCCTGTGGGGGTGCTCTGTTCACCGATGATCCCGATGATCAACGACATGGAGCTGGAGAGCCTGCTGGAAGCGGCGCGCGACGCCGGGGCGCGGCAGGCGAACTACATGCTGCTGCGTCTGCCCCGCGAAGTGGGGCCGCTGTTCGAGGAGTGGCTCCAGATGCACTACCCGCAGCGCGCCGCCCATGTGATGAGCATCATCCGTCAGTGCCGCGGCGGGGAAGTCTACGACAGCCGTTTCGGCCACCGTTTCAAGGGCGAGGGTCCTTTCGCCGAGCTGCTGGCCCAGCGTTTCGCCGTGGCCCTTCGCAGGCTGGGGCTCAACCGCAGGCGCGGTTACGAGCTGGACTGTTCACGCTTCTGTCCGCCCGGCGGACAAATGGCGTTACTTTAA
- a CDS encoding carbonic anhydrase — protein MSNEHDKQRGESAEEALRNIVEGFQRFRDEVFPQQEELFKKLAHEQKPRAMFITCADSRIVPELITQSSPGDLFVTRNVGNVVPPYGQMNGGVSTAIEFAVMALGVHHIIICGHSDCGAMKAVMDPQTLERMPTVKAWLRHAEVAKVVVQENCGCASHESLEVLTEENVVAQLDHLRTHPSVAARLASGQLFIHGWVYDIETSVIKAYDAEQGRFRVIGDGPLPMATPRPRYLSE, from the coding sequence ATGAGCAACGAGCACGACAAGCAGCGTGGTGAAAGTGCGGAAGAGGCCCTGCGGAACATAGTCGAGGGCTTCCAGCGGTTCCGCGACGAGGTGTTCCCGCAACAGGAAGAACTGTTCAAGAAGCTCGCCCATGAGCAGAAACCCCGCGCCATGTTCATCACCTGTGCCGATTCGCGGATCGTTCCCGAACTGATCACCCAGAGCTCCCCAGGCGACCTGTTCGTGACCCGTAACGTCGGCAATGTGGTGCCACCCTATGGACAGATGAACGGCGGTGTCTCCACCGCAATCGAGTTCGCGGTAATGGCTCTCGGCGTACACCACATCATCATCTGCGGCCACTCCGACTGCGGCGCCATGAAGGCGGTGATGGACCCGCAGACCCTGGAGCGCATGCCCACCGTCAAGGCCTGGCTGCGCCACGCCGAGGTGGCCAAGGTGGTGGTGCAGGAGAACTGCGGCTGCGCCAGTCACGAGTCCCTGGAAGTGCTAACCGAAGAGAACGTGGTAGCCCAGCTCGACCACCTGCGCACCCACCCCTCGGTGGCGGCGCGCCTGGCCAGCGGCCAGTTGTTCATCCATGGCTGGGTCTATGACATCGAGACCTCGGTAATCAAGGCCTACGACGCCGAACAGGGCCGCTTCCGCGTGATCGGCGACGGTCCGCTGCCGATGGCCACGCCACGGCCGCGCTACCTGTCGGAGTGA
- the coxB gene encoding cytochrome c oxidase subunit II yields the protein MMRHPRVWMGLLLLSVLSQAEAAWTVNMAPGATEVSRTVFDLHMTIFWICVVIGVLVFGAMFWSMIIHRRSTGQQPAHFHESTTVEILWTVVPFVILVLMAVPATKTLIDIYDTSESGLDVQVTGYQWKWHYKYLGQDVEFFSNLATPAEQIHNKAPKDEHYLLEVDQPLVVPVGTKVRFLITAADVIHSWWVPALAVKKDAIPGFVNESWSRIEKPGIYRGQCTELCGKDHGFMPIVVEAKSQEDFAKWLAARKEETAKLKELTDKEWTREELIARGDKVYHTTCAACHQPEGQGMPPMFPALKGSKIATGPKASHLDIVFHGKPGTSMAAFGKQLSEVDIAAVITYERNAWGNNTGDMVTPKEVLALKQAQSQ from the coding sequence ATGATGCGACATCCACGAGTCTGGATGGGACTCCTGCTGCTGTCTGTTCTCAGCCAGGCGGAGGCTGCCTGGACAGTCAACATGGCGCCCGGGGCCACCGAGGTCAGCCGCACCGTTTTCGATCTGCACATGACCATCTTCTGGATCTGCGTCGTCATCGGCGTACTGGTCTTTGGTGCCATGTTCTGGTCGATGATCATCCACCGCCGCTCCACCGGCCAGCAGCCGGCGCATTTCCACGAAAGCACCACAGTGGAAATTCTCTGGACCGTCGTGCCCTTCGTCATCCTCGTGCTGATGGCGGTGCCGGCGACCAAGACGCTGATCGACATCTACGACACCTCCGAATCCGGACTGGATGTGCAGGTCACCGGCTACCAGTGGAAATGGCACTACAAGTACCTGGGCCAGGACGTTGAGTTCTTCAGCAACCTGGCCACGCCTGCCGAGCAGATCCACAACAAGGCGCCGAAGGATGAGCACTACCTGCTCGAAGTCGACCAGCCGCTGGTGGTGCCGGTGGGCACCAAGGTGCGCTTCCTGATCACTGCCGCCGACGTGATCCACTCCTGGTGGGTGCCGGCGCTGGCGGTGAAGAAGGACGCCATTCCCGGCTTCGTCAACGAATCCTGGAGCCGCATCGAGAAGCCCGGTATCTACCGGGGCCAGTGCACCGAGCTGTGCGGCAAGGACCACGGCTTCATGCCCATCGTGGTCGAGGCCAAGTCCCAGGAGGACTTCGCCAAGTGGCTGGCCGCGCGCAAGGAAGAAACCGCCAAGCTCAAGGAGCTGACCGACAAGGAATGGACGCGCGAGGAGCTGATAGCGCGCGGCGACAAGGTCTACCACACCACCTGCGCCGCCTGTCACCAGCCTGAAGGCCAGGGTATGCCGCCCATGTTCCCGGCACTCAAGGGCTCGAAGATCGCCACCGGTCCGAAGGCGTCCCACCTCGACATCGTCTTCCATGGCAAGCCTGGCACCTCGATGGCGGCCTTCGGCAAGCAACTGTCCGAGGTCGATATCGCCGCGGTCATCACCTACGAGCGCAACGCCTGGGGCAATAACACCGGCGACATGGTGACGCCGAAGGAAGTGCTGGCGCTGAAACAGGCACAAAGCCAATGA